ATCTGTTCTTTCCTGGCCTAAAGTCACCAATTTAAAGTTtaccagacatggattaagcatATAGTCCTAAATTAAGAGAAACATTCAAGGAGTATTTCCACTAAAAACTTTGTTATTCTAGTACTAGGATTAATACATTTCTGCTAAACTGGGCCTTAGAGTTGATTtaagagttagggttaggattggGGTTAGTCTGCGCACTACTTTACATACAAACATCCCCTAATGATATGAGAATGTACAAGTTAAAGTCAGAGTATGATGATGCTGCAGTAAAGTAACCTGTAGGATTTATTTAGTAGTCCACGGATTTGGTCCAGTTTTCTTAATGCCGTAACCCAAACAGATGAATCAACAAGAACACTGTGCTCTGAGTCAGAACCTCTGACGAAAGACAAGTTGGCGAAAACATCGATTTACAACGATTCACGATAAATGAATGGTGGGATGAACTCCATGCTGGATTAACTACAGGAACTGGCAGTTCCCCTATTTTATTTAAAAGAAACTGCTGATCTAACTGTGTTAAACATTTTGGGATACGATTCGGATACAAAGGGTAGCCTATATGTACATAACCTTAAGGCCTATAATTAGTCTACGTAAACGTCTTCGGTGGTGGTTTGCCTACTCAACATGATTTACACCTAATTGGGCCAGCAGCTGATATCTGACCAATGAGGGGTGTGGTTTTCCTCGTTCTGCCCTTCACTGTGATGTCTCGAGGCGAGCATCAGGTAGCTCACAGTATATAAGCCCTTGAAATAAGGGGAAGAACAATGTACTCAACAGGAACTTCGTGACTGCCTGTGGACCCAACCAGACTCTATCAAAAAGTGAGTTTGTTTTCTCTGATGCACTTTTCTgattattttttattgtgtatTAATGTCTTGAACAATTTCCCATAATGTAGGTGGTTTTATGGAATCGTTGTTATGTAATGGTAAATATGTTCCAAAATAGGTCTGAATTGAATGGAGTCATCCAATTTGTGATGTAAATTGCTTTTACTGGTGAAGAATACATTGATAATTGAAATCCATTTTCACATCTGGTGGGAAAGTGTTCAGGACCCTGGACAGCACTGTCGCCTGTTTGTTTATGACGAGTTCTAGTCGAAGAGGCGCGAGGTTGCTGCAAGTCTCAGTACACTGCTTGATTTTTTTCTGCTGAATGAAAATCATACTGTGTCAAACTTTTTAATGTTCTCTTACAGGTTATACATAATTGCGATGCTTGTTTTAAAGGTCGTTGGCTATACCTTATTTGTTGCAGATGGCCATGTTGAGACCTTGGATTTTCCTCGCAGCCCTTGTCTTGTGCGTGCTGGTATGTTTGAGTAGCTTTGCCGATGCCTACCCACCCAAACCGGAGAGTCCAGGGAACAATGCGCCAGCGGAGGAATGGGCCAAATACCACACAGCTCTTCGGCACTACGTCAACCTGATCACTAGACAGAGGTAAGCACAATAACCGCAATCTGACAGATCAGTTTTTTTTGGTGCCAAGGTTCAGGAATCTTTAAAAAGGTTCTAAAACATTTTAAGCAACCACGCTTGAGTTTCGGAAGTTATTGACGAAGTTAAAGTTATGTATTTTCGAAGATGATACATCTTCACTGTGCATAGGCCCACTACTTTTAGATTTACAGTAGCCCACAAGTTCATTATGGAATGATTACATTACAGCGCAAATTTACGACCGCTGTGTAAAGGTCACGGTGTGGTCTTCACTTGTTAACTGAAATGACGATGCATGCCCTGGACAGCAGCTCTGCTTTCACTCTAACCTCCTTGTGGAGTGTAATATACTGACATGAATAATCTGTAATGGCCCAACTGGGTCCTCTGAAGGCCAATTAGCCAAccaagaaaaataaaataaaaaaaactctcGTTGCACTGCATCATTAggcatgtaggcctactgatcaTCATTATTATACCCTTCTAGAAAATGATAGTGAACACAAACCTTTTgcgttaactttacgtttttacaagcaatgtcacggaTGACTTCACAAGATTAATTTTGACATCTGACACCCAACCTAAAACTAAAAACAACAAGGAAAAACACAATGGATTGAAAAAAAAGACACCTTAATTGAGgaattctctcttttatccaccccaccccccacacacacacacgcacactgtgtgcttgtttgtgtctgaatgtatacgtgtgtgttatACCTATCAGAGATACTGCATTTAGGCGTGTATAGATGAGTCTTAACCCCAGTCTTCTATTAGACCTCCCAACACAGCAGGGTGCATTATTAACAGGGCTGGACTTGTCATTGTGTGTCAGGGGTGTGTCACCCAGACAAGCCCCTGAATTCTCTCCCAAAGGAGCTTCACACCTAAATGCTCAGCCGTTAGGGTTGTGTAGGGATTTGTAAATGTCTGGAACTAATTGCTCACGTGATTTGTAACTCGGTCAACTAACCATGGAGATGGCAGAACTGGAATGTCTACTGTAGCTGCCTGGCCCAGTTTACAGTTGTACTCACACAATGACACATTATTGATGTCAATGAATAGACATGGCCCAATAAAACACAACATTGGGCCAATAAAACACAACAATCAAAAAAACAATCAAACACATTCATGGCCACAGGGAGGCATAAGGATCAAATCCACTTTCCTGATTAAAAGGGAATTAAACTAATGTTGTTCAGCGACTTGTCCTCGCTCTGCCAAGATAT
This DNA window, taken from Hypomesus transpacificus isolate Combined female chromosome 13, fHypTra1, whole genome shotgun sequence, encodes the following:
- the pyyb gene encoding peptide YYb isoform X2, yielding MAMLRPWIFLAALVLCVLVCLSSFADAYPPKPESPGNNAPAEEWAKYHTALRHYVNLITRQRYGKRSAPEAALAWLLFGEDSESNPTPRKQ
- the pyyb gene encoding peptide YYb isoform X1, coding for MAMLRPWIFLAALVLCVLVCLSSFADAYPPKPESPGNNAPAEEWAKYHTALRHYVNLITRQRYGKRSAPEAALAWLLFGEDSESNPTPRSESSDPW